The Heterodontus francisci isolate sHetFra1 chromosome 33, sHetFra1.hap1, whole genome shotgun sequence genome has a segment encoding these proteins:
- the LOC137348008 gene encoding cell surface glycoprotein 1-like, with amino-acid sequence MNNGFHPKDDTIVQYIVGKEQKGSGASLDSSSTSLNRHHGPTFCAVPFQNLTNHYPTPNPTQQPTPTRPQPTPNPTQQPTPNPADPDPNPTPNPTTANPDPTTADPEPNPTANPDPTTADPEPDPTTADPEPDPTADPEPNPTQQPTPIRTRPQPTPNRPQPTPNPTPKPTPNPTRPQPTPNATTADPDPTTADPEPDPTTDDPDPTTPIPTPNQPQPTPTQQPTPNPTTDDPDPTTADPEPDPTTADPEPDPTTADPEPTTADPEPDPDPTADPDHSRPRTRPQPTPTQQPTPTPTQNPTTAEPDHSRPRPQPTPTTADPEPSRSDPEPDPEPDHSRTRPQPTPTRADPTLNPTPNPTTDDPEPDPTTADPEPDHSRPRPDHSRPRPDPTADPEPDPTTNPTTADPDPEPDPTADPEPDPTVDPEPNPTTADPKRDHSRPRTQPTPTRPQPTPNSTRPQTTPTRPQPTPNPTPTTADPEPDPTADPDPEPTTADPEPDRSRPRTDRSRPRPDRRRPRPDRRRPRPDCSRPRTRPDRR; translated from the exons ATGAATAATGGTTTTCACCCAAAGGATGATACAATAGTGCAATACATTGTGGGGAAAGAGCAAAAGGGGAGTGGGGCCTCATTGGACAGTTCTTCAACGAGCCTGAACAGGCACCATGgacccaccttctgtgctgtaccattccagAACCTAACCAATCACTAC ccgaccCCGAACCCAACCCAACAGCCaaccccgacccgaccacagccgaccCCGAACCCAACCCAACAGCCGACCCCGAACCCAGCCgaccccgacccgaacccgaccccgaacccgacaacagccaaccctgacccgaccacagccgaccCCGAACCCAACCCAACAGCCaaccccgacccgaccacagccgaccccgaacccgacccaacaacagccgaccccgaacccgacccaaCAGCCGACCccgaacccaacccgacccaacagcCGACCCCGATCCGGACCCGACCACAGCCGACCCCGAACCGACCAcagccgaccccgaacccgaccccGAAACCGACCCCAAACCCAACCAGACCACAGCCGACCCCAAACGCGACCACAGCCgaccccgacccgaccacagccgaccccgaacccgacccgaccacagacgaccccgacccgaccaca CCGATCCCGACCCCGAACCAACCACAGCCGACCCCAACCCAAcagccgaccccgaacccgaccacAGACgaccccgacccgaccacagccgaccccgaacccgacccgaccacagccgaccccgaacccgacccgaccacagccgaccccgaaccgaccacagccgaccccgaacccgaccccGACCCAACAGCCGACCCCGACCACAGCCGACCacgaacccgaccacagccaaccccgaCCCAACagccgaccccgaccccgacccagAACCCGACCACAGCCGAACCCGACCACAGCCGACCCCGACCACAGCCGACCCCGACCACAGCCGACCCCGAACCGAGCCGATCCGACCCTGAACCAGACCCAGAACCCGACCACAGCCGAACCCGACCACAGCCGACCCCGACCCGAGCCGATCCGACCCTGaacccgaccccgaacccgaccacagacgaccccgaacccgacccgaccacagctgaCCCCGAACCCGACCACAGCCgaccccgacccgaccacagccgaccccgacccgacccaacagccgaccccgaacccgacccgaccacgAACCCAACCACAGCTGaccccgaccccgaacccgacccaacagccgaccccgaacccgacccaaCAGTCGACCCCgaacccaacccgaccacagccgaccCCAAACGCGACCACAGCCGACCCCGAACCCAGCCgaccccgacccgaccacagccgaccccgaactcgacccgACCACAGACGacaccgacccgaccacagccgaccccgaacccgaccccgaccacagccgaccccgaacccgacccaaCAGCTGACCCCGACCCCGAACCGACCAcagccgaccccgaacccgaccgcAGCCGACCCCGAACCGACCGCAGCCGACCCCGACCCGACCGCAGACGACCCCGACCCGACCGCAGACGACCCCGACCCGACTGcagccgaccccgaacccgacccgaccgcAGATga